In the genome of Dunckerocampus dactyliophorus isolate RoL2022-P2 chromosome 6, RoL_Ddac_1.1, whole genome shotgun sequence, one region contains:
- the soul5l gene encoding uncharacterized protein soul5l isoform X1: MDTSCSVCVHGDYALALPLPPAALRMDVVAASECSRHNAVSPSQPACLSLSSARSVGRTRTSRGTAGTMTFLSAVAVLTLVVITEGSVGPSTNGSFCTESKECLQFEMVCRTDEYEVRHYSPTRWVSTDAEAYFMGVGAAMAFRRLFQYITGANEAGVQMEMTAPVLVKIPEETKMWEPAVYTLNFPLPAAYQDKPPAPTNDKLYFTEMPEMDVYVRSYGGWMLSVTSRLHAHLLTRELGRVGAPYNHSYHYGVGYDSPLKLLNRHNEVWYVAEGAPVCTDPQEPTPAHTPRKPPNSPADLPSDPIPNSLSNSPALTNLSSSNSSDTANDVPTDTPTLLPSDSPPSPSSARFWARPTSGHPPTSAQASVDRDLATNATGLNSVAPSLEPQGVAALWNGTEHVLVDTQTGSSVNQQQDGV, translated from the exons ATGGACACAtcttgttctgtgtgcgttcatGGCGATTAT GCTCTGGCTCTGCCCCTCCCCCCGGCTGCGTTGCGGATGGATGTGGTTGCTGCGTCAGAGTGCAGCAGACACAACGCAGTCAGTCCCAGTCAGccagcctgtctctccctcagCTCGGCGCGCTCCGTGGGAAGGACACGCACGTCACGCGGAACTGCAGGGACCAT GACTTTCCTCTCAGCTGTGGCTGTGTTGACCCTGGTGGTGATCACTGAAGGAAGTGTTGG CCCGAGCACCAATGGCAGCTTTTGCACAGAGTCAAAGGAATGTCTCCAGTTTGAAATGGTCTGCAGAACAGATGAATATGAG GTGCGACACTACAGCCCCACGCGCTGGGTGTCCACAGACGCTGAGGCCTACTTCATGGGCGTGGGTGCCGCCATGGCCTTTAGGAGACTTTTTCAATACATCACTGGAGCAAATGAAGCAG GCGTCCAGATGGAGATGACCGCACCTGTCCTGGTCAAAATCCCAGAGGAGACCAAGATGTGGGAGCCGGCTGTCTACACGCTCAACTTTCCGCTGCCTGCGGCCTATCAGGACAAGCCGCCCGCACCCACCAATGACAAA TTGTACTTCACCGAGATGCCTGAGATGGACGTCTACGTGCGCAGTTATGGAGGTTGGATGCTGTCGGTCACCTCCAGGCTCCACGCTCACCTGCTGACTAGAGAACTGGGGAGAGTCGGAGCGCCCTACAACCACAGCTACCACTACGGAGTGGGCTATGACAG tcCTTTGAAGTTGTTGAACAGACACAATGAGGTGTGGTATGTGGCTGAGGGGGCACCAGTTTGCACCGACCCCCAGGAGCCGACCCCTGCCCACACCCCGAGGAAGCCCCCCAACTCACCCGCTGACCTCCCATCGGACCCCATCCCGAACTCACTCTCCAACTCTCCCGCCCTCACCAACCTGTCGTCATCCAACTCCTCGGACACGGCCAATGACGTACCCACAGACACACCGACTCTCCTCCCATCTGATTCCCCTCCCAGTCCGTCTTCTGCCCGTTTCTGGGCCCGGCCCACATCTGGTCACCCCCCCACCTCCGCCCAGGCTTCGGTGGACCGGGACCTGGCCACTAACGCCACTGGGCTTAACTCTGTGGCGCCCTCACTGGAACCCCAGGGGGTCGCCGCGCTTTGGAACGGCACAGAGCACGTCTTGGTGgacacacaaacaggaagtagtgtCAACCAACAACAAGATGGTGTCTAA
- the soul5l gene encoding uncharacterized protein soul5l isoform X2, which produces MDVVAASECSRHNAVSPSQPACLSLSSARSVGRTRTSRGTAGTMTFLSAVAVLTLVVITEGSVGPSTNGSFCTESKECLQFEMVCRTDEYEVRHYSPTRWVSTDAEAYFMGVGAAMAFRRLFQYITGANEAGVQMEMTAPVLVKIPEETKMWEPAVYTLNFPLPAAYQDKPPAPTNDKLYFTEMPEMDVYVRSYGGWMLSVTSRLHAHLLTRELGRVGAPYNHSYHYGVGYDSPLKLLNRHNEVWYVAEGAPVCTDPQEPTPAHTPRKPPNSPADLPSDPIPNSLSNSPALTNLSSSNSSDTANDVPTDTPTLLPSDSPPSPSSARFWARPTSGHPPTSAQASVDRDLATNATGLNSVAPSLEPQGVAALWNGTEHVLVDTQTGSSVNQQQDGV; this is translated from the exons ATGGATGTGGTTGCTGCGTCAGAGTGCAGCAGACACAACGCAGTCAGTCCCAGTCAGccagcctgtctctccctcagCTCGGCGCGCTCCGTGGGAAGGACACGCACGTCACGCGGAACTGCAGGGACCAT GACTTTCCTCTCAGCTGTGGCTGTGTTGACCCTGGTGGTGATCACTGAAGGAAGTGTTGG CCCGAGCACCAATGGCAGCTTTTGCACAGAGTCAAAGGAATGTCTCCAGTTTGAAATGGTCTGCAGAACAGATGAATATGAG GTGCGACACTACAGCCCCACGCGCTGGGTGTCCACAGACGCTGAGGCCTACTTCATGGGCGTGGGTGCCGCCATGGCCTTTAGGAGACTTTTTCAATACATCACTGGAGCAAATGAAGCAG GCGTCCAGATGGAGATGACCGCACCTGTCCTGGTCAAAATCCCAGAGGAGACCAAGATGTGGGAGCCGGCTGTCTACACGCTCAACTTTCCGCTGCCTGCGGCCTATCAGGACAAGCCGCCCGCACCCACCAATGACAAA TTGTACTTCACCGAGATGCCTGAGATGGACGTCTACGTGCGCAGTTATGGAGGTTGGATGCTGTCGGTCACCTCCAGGCTCCACGCTCACCTGCTGACTAGAGAACTGGGGAGAGTCGGAGCGCCCTACAACCACAGCTACCACTACGGAGTGGGCTATGACAG tcCTTTGAAGTTGTTGAACAGACACAATGAGGTGTGGTATGTGGCTGAGGGGGCACCAGTTTGCACCGACCCCCAGGAGCCGACCCCTGCCCACACCCCGAGGAAGCCCCCCAACTCACCCGCTGACCTCCCATCGGACCCCATCCCGAACTCACTCTCCAACTCTCCCGCCCTCACCAACCTGTCGTCATCCAACTCCTCGGACACGGCCAATGACGTACCCACAGACACACCGACTCTCCTCCCATCTGATTCCCCTCCCAGTCCGTCTTCTGCCCGTTTCTGGGCCCGGCCCACATCTGGTCACCCCCCCACCTCCGCCCAGGCTTCGGTGGACCGGGACCTGGCCACTAACGCCACTGGGCTTAACTCTGTGGCGCCCTCACTGGAACCCCAGGGGGTCGCCGCGCTTTGGAACGGCACAGAGCACGTCTTGGTGgacacacaaacaggaagtagtgtCAACCAACAACAAGATGGTGTCTAA